Proteins encoded in a region of the Zea mays cultivar B73 chromosome 2, Zm-B73-REFERENCE-NAM-5.0, whole genome shotgun sequence genome:
- the LOC100272735 gene encoding Glucan endo-1,3-beta-glucosidase 8 isoform 2 precursor (isoform 2 precursor is encoded by transcript variant 2): protein MAAPRGLLALFAVAAAATAAATGVDALGVNWGTMSARRLPPKVMARLLTDNGFTKVKIFDADERTMKGLAGTSIETMIAVPNDMLAAVADYDRARRWVRDNVTKYTFDGGVNIKCVALGPSARVYIYAVHRHWHGPVRFSAGAETFSIVRVRPSRFVAVGNEPFLRAYNGSFDHVTVPALRNIQRALDEAGHGAAVKATVPVNADVYDSPASNPVPSAGRFRSDVARVMADMVRFLNRSGAPLTVNIYPFLSLYGNDDFPLDYAFFDGGAGAPVVDGRAVYTNVFDANFDTLVSALKRVGLGHLPVMIGEVGWPTDGDRHATAALAERFYAGLLQRLAARRGTPLRPGARIEAYLFGLVDEDAKSVAPGNFERHWGIFTFDGRPKFPLDLRGDGRPAMPVPARGVEYLPRRWCVLNPISIAGDGRLADNVAYACSRADCTALGYGCSCGALDPRGNASYAFNAYYQAQGQVESACDFQGLAVVVDEDASQGACNFSVQLVGSGAPVATAVTTMAAVLVPLFLVLL from the coding sequence ATGGCGGCGCCGCGCGGCCTTCTCGCATTGTTCGCGGTGGCTGCCGCCGCtacggcggcggcgacgggcgtGGACGCGCTCGGGGTGAACTGGGGCACCATGTCCGCGCGCCGGCTCCCGCCCAAGGTGATGGCGCGCCTGCTCACGGACAACGGGTTCACGAAGGTGAAGATCTTCGACGCCGACGAGCGGACCATGAAGGGCCTCGCCGGGACGAGCATCGAGACGATGATCGCCGTGCCCAACGACATGCTCGCGGCCGTCGCCGACTACGACCGGGCCCGGCGGTGGGTTAGGGACAATGTCACCAAGTACACCTTCGACGGCGGCGTCAACATCAAGTGCGTAGCCCTAGGCCCTAGCGCGCGCGTATATATATATGCAGTGCACCGCCATTGGCATGGACCCGTTCGTTTCTCCGCTGGCGCTGAGACGTTCTCGATCGTACGTGTACGTCCGTCCAGGTTCGTGGCCGTCGGCAACGAGCCGTTCCTCAGGGCGTACAACGGCTCGTTCGACCACGTGACGGTGCCGGCGCTCAGGAACATCCAGCGCGCGCTGGACGAGGCCGGGCACGGCGCGGCGGTCAAGGCAACGGTCCCCGTCAACGCGGACGTGTACGATTCGCCGGCGAGCAACCCGGTGCCGTCGGCAGGGAGGTTCCGCAGCGACGTGGCGCGGGTCATGGCGGACATGGTCCGCTTCCTCAACCGCAGCGGCGCGCCGCTCACCGTCAACATCTACCCGTTCCTCAGCCTGTACGGGAACGACGACTTCCCGCTGGACTACGCCTTCTTCGACGGCGGCGCCGGTGCGCCGGTGGTCGACGGCCGGGCCGTCTACACCAACGTGTTCGACGCCAACTTCGACACGCTGGTGTCGGCGCTCAAGAGGGTCGGGCTCGGCCACCTGCCGGTCATGATCGGCGAGGTCGGCTGGCCGACGGACGGCGACAGGCACGCCACGGCGGCCCTCGCGGAGCGCTTCTACGCGGGGCTCCTCCAGCGGCTCGCGGCCAGGAGAGGCACGCCGCTCCGGCCCGGCGCGCGCATCGAGGCCTACCTGTTCGGGCTCGTGGACGAGGACGCCAAGAGCGTGGCGCCGGGCAACTTCGAGCGCCACTGGGGCATCTTCACCTTCGACGGGCGGCCCAAGTTCCCGCTGGAcctgcgcggcgacgggcggccggCGATGCCCGTCCCGGCCCGGGGCGTGGAGTACCTGCCCCGGCGGTGGTGCGTCCTGAACCCCATCAGCATCGCCGGGGACGGACGGCTCGCGGACAACGTCGCGTACGCGTGCTCCCGCGCCGACTGCACGGCGCTAGGCTACGGGTGCAGCTGCGGCGCGCTGGACCCGCGCGGGAACGCGTCGTACGCCTTCAACGCCTATTACCAGGCACAGGGGCAGGTGGAGTCGGCGTGCGACTTCCAGGGGCTCGCCGTCGTCGTCGACGAGGACGCCTCTCAGGGCGCCTGCAACTTCAGCGTGCAGCTCGTTGGGTCAGGGGCTCCGGTGGCCACCGCGGTCACCACGATGGCGGCCGTACTGGTGCCTCTGTTTCTTGTGTTGCTTTGA
- the LOC100382493 gene encoding putative TCP-1/cpn60 chaperonin family protein, protein MVGFGSMAGYGIQSMLKEGHRHLSGLEEAVLKNIDACRELSAITRTSLGPNGMNKMVINHLDKLFVTNDAATIVNELEVQHPAAKILVLAGRAQQEEIGDGANLTISFAGELLEKAEELIRMGLHPSEIIIGYTKAINKTIEILEDLVEKGSENMDVRNKEDVVLRMRSAVASKQFGQEDIMCPLVADACIQVCPKNPANFNVDNVRVAKLLGGGLHNSSVVRGMVLKNDAVGSIKRVEKAKIAVFAGGVDTSATETKGTVLIHSAEQLENYAKTEEAKVEELIKAVADSGAKVIVSGAAVGDMALHFCERYKLMVLKISSKFELRRFCRTTGAVAILKLSQPNADELGYADSVSVEEIGGTRVIVIKNEEGGNSVATVVLRGSTDSILDDLERAVDDGVNTYKSMCRDSRIIPGAAATEIELAKRLKEFSLKETGLDQYAVAKFAESFEMVPRTLAENAGLSAMDVISSLYAEHASGNVKVGIDLEEGACKDITTLKIWDLYVTKFFALKYSADAACTVLRVDQIIMAKPAGGPRRDAQPGGGMDED, encoded by the exons ATGGTGGGTTTCGGCTCGATGGCGGGCTACGGGATCCAGTCGATGCTCAAGGAAGGCCACCGCCACCTCTCCGGGCTCGAGGAGGCCGTTCTCAAGAACATCGACGCCTGCCGCGAGCTGTCCGCCATTACGCGCACCTCTCTCGGCCCGAACG GAATGAACAAAATGGTTATCAATCACTTGGACAAGCTGTTTGTCACAAACGATGCTGCCACCATTGTGAATGAGCTCGAAGTTCAGCACCCTGCCGCTAAGATTCTGGTACTGGCTGGTAGGGCTCAACAGGAGGAGATTGGGGATGGGGCCAATCTCACCATATCGTTTGCCGGTGAACTGCTTGAGAAGGCTGAGGAGCTCATCAGGATGGGCTTGCATCCAAGTGAGATCATCATTGGCTACACTAAAGCCATCAACAAG ACAATTGAGATCTTGGAGGATCTTGTTGAGAAAGGCTCAGAGAACATGGATGTGAGAAACAAGGAGGACGTTGTGTTGAGGATGAGATCCGCTGTCGCGAGCAAGCAGTTTGGTCAGGAGGATATAATGTGCCCTCTTGTGGCTGAT GCCTGCATTCAAGTTTGCCCCAAAAATCCAGCAAACTTCAATGTCGACAATGTTAGAGTGGCTAAGCTGCTTGGAGGTGGTTTGCACAATTCTTCTGTGGTCCGTGGGATGGTTCTAAAAAATGATGCTGTTGGTAGCATCAAAAGGGTGGAGAAGGCAAAG ATTGCAGTATTTGCTGGTGGTGTCGATACCTCAGCAACCGAAACAAAGGGAACAGTGTTGATCCATTCCGCTGAGCAG CTAGAAAATTATGCTAAGACTGAGGAAGCTAAGGTGGAGGAGCTTATAAAAGCTGTTGCTGACTCAGGTGCCAAGGTTATTGTCAGTGGAGCTGCAGTTGGTGACATGGCGCTACATTTTTGTGAACGTTACAA GCTGATGGTTCTGAAAATCAGCTCGAAGTTTGAACTGAGAAGATTCTGCCGTACTACTGGGGCTGTTGCAATT TTGAAACTTAGCCAACCCAATGCGGATGAACTAGGGTACGCAGACTCTGTTTCCGTGGAAGAAATTGGTGGTACTCGG GTTATTGtcatcaagaacgaagaaggtgGAAATTCAGTGGCTACTGTTGTCTTGAGAGGCAGTACTGACAGTATACTAGATGATCTTGAAAGAGCTGTTGATGATGGCGTCAATACGTACAAG TCAATGTGCAGGGACAGTAGGATAATTCCTGGTGCTGCTGCAACAGAAATAGAGCTGGCAAAGAGATTGAAGGAGTTCTCTTTGAAGGAAACAGG GTTGGACCAGTATGCTGTTGCGAAATTTGCTGAAAGCTTTGAAATGGTTCCAAGAACCCTGGCAGAAAATGCCGGACTTAGCGCAATGGATGTAATATCCTCTCTTTATGCTGAGCATGCTAGTGGCAATGTGAAAGTTGGCATTGACCTGGAGGAAGGTGCCTGCAAGGACATCACGACCTTGAAAATATGGGACCTTTATGTCACAAA GTTCTTTGCCCTAAAATATTCTGCCGATGCCGCATGCACCGTGCTGCGGGTTGACCAG ATCATTATGGCGAAGCCGGCAGGAGGTCCAAGAAGAGATGCCCAGCCTGGTGGCGGGATGGACGAGGACTAG
- the LOC100272735 gene encoding Glucan endo-1,3-beta-glucosidase 8 isoform 1 precursor (isoform 1 precursor is encoded by transcript variant 1) gives MAAPRGLLALFAVAAAATAAATGVDALGVNWGTMSARRLPPKVMARLLTDNGFTKVKIFDADERTMKGLAGTSIETMIAVPNDMLAAVADYDRARRWVRDNVTKYTFDGGVNIKFVAVGNEPFLRAYNGSFDHVTVPALRNIQRALDEAGHGAAVKATVPVNADVYDSPASNPVPSAGRFRSDVARVMADMVRFLNRSGAPLTVNIYPFLSLYGNDDFPLDYAFFDGGAGAPVVDGRAVYTNVFDANFDTLVSALKRVGLGHLPVMIGEVGWPTDGDRHATAALAERFYAGLLQRLAARRGTPLRPGARIEAYLFGLVDEDAKSVAPGNFERHWGIFTFDGRPKFPLDLRGDGRPAMPVPARGVEYLPRRWCVLNPISIAGDGRLADNVAYACSRADCTALGYGCSCGALDPRGNASYAFNAYYQAQGQVESACDFQGLAVVVDEDASQGACNFSVQLVGSGAPVATAVTTMAAVLVPLFLVLL, from the exons ATGGCGGCGCCGCGCGGCCTTCTCGCATTGTTCGCGGTGGCTGCCGCCGCtacggcggcggcgacgggcgtGGACGCGCTCGGGGTGAACTGGGGCACCATGTCCGCGCGCCGGCTCCCGCCCAAGGTGATGGCGCGCCTGCTCACGGACAACGGGTTCACGAAGGTGAAGATCTTCGACGCCGACGAGCGGACCATGAAGGGCCTCGCCGGGACGAGCATCGAGACGATGATCGCCGTGCCCAACGACATGCTCGCGGCCGTCGCCGACTACGACCGGGCCCGGCGGTGGGTTAGGGACAATGTCACCAAGTACACCTTCGACGGCGGCGTCAACATCAA GTTCGTGGCCGTCGGCAACGAGCCGTTCCTCAGGGCGTACAACGGCTCGTTCGACCACGTGACGGTGCCGGCGCTCAGGAACATCCAGCGCGCGCTGGACGAGGCCGGGCACGGCGCGGCGGTCAAGGCAACGGTCCCCGTCAACGCGGACGTGTACGATTCGCCGGCGAGCAACCCGGTGCCGTCGGCAGGGAGGTTCCGCAGCGACGTGGCGCGGGTCATGGCGGACATGGTCCGCTTCCTCAACCGCAGCGGCGCGCCGCTCACCGTCAACATCTACCCGTTCCTCAGCCTGTACGGGAACGACGACTTCCCGCTGGACTACGCCTTCTTCGACGGCGGCGCCGGTGCGCCGGTGGTCGACGGCCGGGCCGTCTACACCAACGTGTTCGACGCCAACTTCGACACGCTGGTGTCGGCGCTCAAGAGGGTCGGGCTCGGCCACCTGCCGGTCATGATCGGCGAGGTCGGCTGGCCGACGGACGGCGACAGGCACGCCACGGCGGCCCTCGCGGAGCGCTTCTACGCGGGGCTCCTCCAGCGGCTCGCGGCCAGGAGAGGCACGCCGCTCCGGCCCGGCGCGCGCATCGAGGCCTACCTGTTCGGGCTCGTGGACGAGGACGCCAAGAGCGTGGCGCCGGGCAACTTCGAGCGCCACTGGGGCATCTTCACCTTCGACGGGCGGCCCAAGTTCCCGCTGGAcctgcgcggcgacgggcggccggCGATGCCCGTCCCGGCCCGGGGCGTGGAGTACCTGCCCCGGCGGTGGTGCGTCCTGAACCCCATCAGCATCGCCGGGGACGGACGGCTCGCGGACAACGTCGCGTACGCGTGCTCCCGCGCCGACTGCACGGCGCTAGGCTACGGGTGCAGCTGCGGCGCGCTGGACCCGCGCGGGAACGCGTCGTACGCCTTCAACGCCTATTACCAGGCACAGGGGCAGGTGGAGTCGGCGTGCGACTTCCAGGGGCTCGCCGTCGTCGTCGACGAGGACGCCTCTCAGGGCGCCTGCAACTTCAGCGTGCAGCTCGTTGGGTCAGGGGCTCCGGTGGCCACCGCGGTCACCACGATGGCGGCCGTACTGGTGCCTCTGTTTCTTGTGTTGCTTTGA